From Macaca mulatta isolate MMU2019108-1 chromosome 3, T2T-MMU8v2.0, whole genome shotgun sequence, the proteins below share one genomic window:
- the EVX1 gene encoding homeobox even-skipped homolog protein 1, translated as MESRKDMVVFLDGGQLGTLVGKRVSNLSEAVGSPLPEPPEKMVPRGCLSPRAVPPATRERGGGGPEEEPVDGLAGSAAGPGAEPRVAGAAMLGPGPPAPSVDSLSGQGQPSSSDTESDFYEEIEVSCTPDCATGNAEYQHSKGSGSEALVGSPNGGSETSKSNGGGGGGGSQGTLACSASDQMRRYRTAFTREQIARLEKEFYRENYVSRPRRCELAAALNLPETTIKVWFQNRRMKDKRQRLAMTWPHPADPAFYTYMMSHAAAAGGLPYPFPSHLPLPYYSPVGLGAASAASAAAASPFSGPLRPLDTFRVLSQPYPRPELLCAFRHPPLYPGPAHGLGASAGGPCSCLACHSGPANGLAPRAAAASDFTCASTSRSDSFLTFAPSVLSKASSVALDQREEVPLTR; from the exons ATGGAGAGCCGAAAGGACATGGTTGTGTTTCTGGATGGGGGTCAGCTTGGCACTCTGGTTGGCAAGAGGGTCTCCAATTTGTCCGAAGCCGTGGGCAGCCCGCTGCCGGAGCCGCCCGAGAAGATGGTGCCCCGTGGTTGCCTGAGCCCTCGGGCCGTCCCTCCGGCCACCCGGGAGCGCGGCGGGGGAGGCCCGGAGGAGGAGCCGGTAGATGGACTCGCAGGCAGCGCGGCGGGGCCGGGCGCCGAGCCCCGGGTAGCCGGGGCCGCCATGCTTGGCCCGGGACCCCCGGCCCCCTCCGTCGACAGCCTCTCCGGCCAGGGGCAACCCAGTAGCTCGGACACCGAGTCGGATTTCTATGAAGAAATCGAGGTGAGCTGCACCCCGGACTGCGCCACCGGGAACGCCGAGTACCAGCACAGCAAAG GGTCCGGCTCCGAGGCGCTGGTCGGCAGTCCGAACGGAGGGAGCGAGACCTCCAAGAGCAACGGCGGCGGTGGCGGGGGCGGCTCGCAAGGCACCCTGGCGTGCAGCGCCAGTGACCAGATGCGTCGTTACCGCACCGCCTTCACCCGAGAGCAGATTGCGCGGCTGGAGAAGGAATTCTACCGGGAGAACTACGTATCCAGGCCGCGGAGATGCGAGCTGGCGGCCGCCCTAAACCTGCCGGAAACCACCATCAAG GTATGGTTCCAGAACCGGCGCATGAAGGACAAGCGGCAGCGTCTGGCCATGACGTGGCCGCACCCGGCGGACCCCGCCTTCTACACTTACATGATGAGCCATGCGGCGGCCGCGGGCGGCCTGCCCTACCCTTTCCCGTCTCACCTGCCCCTGCCCTACTACTCGCCTGTGGGCCTGGGCGCCGCATCTGCtgcctccgccgccgccgcctcgccCTTCAGCGGCCCGCTGCGCCCGCTCGACACGTTCCGCGTGCTGTCGCAGCCCTACCCGCGGCCCGAACTGCTGTGCGCCTTCCGTCACCCGCCGCTCTATCCCGGGCCCGCGCACGGACTGGGCGCCTCGGCCGGCGGCCCTTGCTCCTGCCTCGCCTGTCACAGCGGCCCGGCCAACGGGCTGGCACCCCGGGCTGCCGCCGCCTCGGACTTCACCTGTGCCTCCACCTCCCGCTCGGACTCCTTCCTCACCTTCGCGCCCTCGGTACTCAGCAAGGCCTCCTCCGTCGCGCTGGACCAGAGGGAGGAGGTCCCCCTCACTAGATAA